The following coding sequences lie in one Bacteroides helcogenes P 36-108 genomic window:
- a CDS encoding thiamine phosphate synthase, whose product MKLIVITTPCFFEGEAKEITSLFRAGLEVLHLRKPGASAEETEHLLRQLPEQYMQRIVIHEHFHLASVFNLRGIHLNRRSPDVPHGYVGHVSLSCHSLNEVAKYKSACDYVFLSPIFDSISKEGYASAFSHRELCEARKVGIIDSKVMALGGITAGCLRKIEALGFGGAALLGDIWNREKSDVVSHFLELRQSYNP is encoded by the coding sequence ATGAAACTGATCGTCATTACCACCCCCTGCTTCTTTGAGGGAGAAGCAAAGGAAATCACCTCCCTTTTTCGTGCGGGTTTGGAGGTGCTTCATCTTCGCAAGCCCGGCGCCTCTGCCGAAGAAACCGAACACCTGCTCCGGCAATTGCCGGAGCAGTACATGCAGCGTATCGTCATCCACGAGCACTTCCACCTGGCATCCGTCTTTAACCTGAGAGGAATCCACCTGAACAGGCGAAGCCCCGATGTACCTCATGGATATGTGGGACACGTCAGCCTCTCCTGCCACTCGCTCAATGAAGTAGCAAAGTATAAATCCGCCTGCGATTATGTATTTCTCAGTCCCATATTCGACAGCATCTCCAAAGAAGGCTATGCCTCCGCATTCTCCCACCGGGAACTCTGTGAAGCACGGAAAGTCGGCATCATCGACTCCAAAGTCATGGCACTGGGTGGCATTACGGCAGGTTGTCTGCGCAAAATAGAGGCTCTGGGATTCGGTGGAGCCGCTTTGTTAGGTGACATCTGGAACAGGGAGAAAAGCGATGTCGTCAGTCACTTCCTCGAACTCAGGCAATCTTATAACCCTTAA
- the thiD gene encoding bifunctional hydroxymethylpyrimidine kinase/phosphomethylpyrimidine kinase, protein MNPPVILTIAGSDCSGGAGIQADIKTISALKGYAASAITTVTAQNTLGVQAVFPLSAHMVRMQIESVMNDLQPTAIKIGMVHDADIVHAIAGCLRKYRPRFVVYDPVMIATSGCRLMAEETVQTIKDFLFPLCTLITPNLAEAGLLCAKPVTTVADMEQVAQELSQRYGTSFLIKGGHLDGDVMCDVLHCNLPSTENATPILFTGSKILSRNLHGTGCTLSSAIATFLAYGNDLDEAVRRAKKYIGDAITDGKGLHIGHGNGPLWHFPPLI, encoded by the coding sequence ATGAATCCTCCTGTAATCCTCACTATCGCAGGTTCCGACTGTTCGGGCGGTGCAGGCATACAAGCCGACATCAAAACCATATCCGCCTTAAAGGGATATGCCGCCTCGGCCATTACGACCGTCACAGCTCAAAACACTCTTGGCGTACAGGCCGTATTTCCACTGTCCGCCCACATGGTACGTATGCAGATAGAATCCGTCATGAACGACTTGCAACCAACTGCCATAAAAATAGGCATGGTACATGATGCCGATATAGTGCATGCCATAGCCGGATGTCTGCGTAAATACCGCCCTCGGTTCGTTGTTTACGATCCCGTTATGATTGCCACCAGCGGATGCCGCCTGATGGCAGAAGAAACCGTGCAGACAATCAAGGACTTTCTTTTCCCGCTTTGCACCCTGATCACCCCGAACCTCGCTGAAGCCGGCCTGCTATGCGCAAAGCCCGTGACCACAGTGGCAGACATGGAGCAAGTCGCACAAGAGCTGTCGCAGCGATATGGCACGTCCTTCCTTATCAAAGGAGGACATTTGGACGGGGATGTAATGTGTGATGTGTTGCACTGCAACCTCCCGTCCACAGAGAATGCGACTCCCATACTATTTACCGGCTCCAAAATATTGAGTCGCAACCTGCACGGCACAGGATGTACGCTATCTTCTGCCATAGCCACATTTCTGGCCTATGGCAACGATTTGGATGAAGCAGTCCGCCGTGCAAAGAAGTACATCGGCGACGCCATCACCGATGGAAAGGGACTACATATAGGACATGGAAACGGCCCCTTATGGCATTTTCCACCTCTGATTTGA
- a CDS encoding patatin-like phospholipase family protein, with protein sequence MEIATNNRFTKKYPVGFALSGGFIKGFAHLGVIQSLLEHDIKPDILSGVSAGALAGVFYADGNEPHKVLDYFSGHKFQDLTKLVIPKVGLFELGEFIGFLKSNLKAKRLEELQIPLIITATDLDHGRSVHFHKGDIAERVAASCCMPVLFAPVKIEGTHYVDGGLLMNLPVSTIRRICEKVVAVNVSPLMATKYKMNIVSIALRSYNFMFRSNSFAEREKADLLVEPYNLDGYSNTELEKAEEIFMQGYNAANDTLERLLVDKGTIWKE encoded by the coding sequence ATGGAAATAGCAACGAATAACCGGTTCACAAAAAAATATCCCGTAGGCTTTGCACTAAGCGGCGGCTTTATAAAAGGCTTTGCCCATTTAGGAGTAATTCAATCCCTGCTGGAACACGACATCAAACCCGACATTCTTTCAGGTGTCAGTGCCGGCGCGCTGGCCGGGGTATTTTATGCCGATGGTAATGAACCGCATAAGGTATTGGACTATTTTTCCGGACACAAATTTCAGGATCTCACCAAGTTAGTTATTCCCAAAGTAGGATTGTTCGAGTTAGGAGAATTCATTGGTTTTCTGAAGAGCAACCTGAAAGCCAAAAGACTGGAAGAACTGCAAATTCCTCTGATCATTACCGCCACTGACCTGGACCATGGGCGTTCGGTACATTTCCATAAAGGAGACATCGCAGAACGCGTTGCTGCCTCATGTTGTATGCCCGTATTGTTTGCCCCCGTCAAGATAGAAGGAACTCACTACGTGGACGGTGGTCTGCTGATGAACCTGCCGGTATCCACCATTCGCCGCATTTGCGAAAAAGTAGTGGCAGTCAATGTCAGCCCACTGATGGCTACCAAATATAAGATGAACATTGTCAGCATTGCCCTTCGCTCATACAACTTCATGTTTCGCTCCAACTCTTTTGCCGAACGCGAAAAAGCTGACCTATTGGTAGAGCCCTACAATCTGGATGGATACAGCAATACAGAACTGGAAAAGGCGGAAGAAATATTCATGCAAGGTTACAATGCTGCTAATGACACATTGGAACGGCTGTTAGTGGACAAAGGCACTATCTGGAAAGAATAA
- a CDS encoding alpha-amylase family protein — MRNENKLIIYQVFTRLFGNNNNHCINNGNIIENGCGKMADFTSKALSEIKKLGATHIWYTGIIEHATQTDYRRYNIQPDHPAIVKGKAGSPYAIKDYYDVDPDLAKDVPERMKEFENLVQRTHRSGLKVIIDFVPNHVARQYHSDAQPDGTSQLGANDDSNYAFSPYNNFYYIPQSELHGQFDMKGAATESYKECPARATGNNRFDAYPNINDWYETVKLNYGVDYQNGGTCHFCPIPDTWTKMLDILLFWAGKEIDGFRCDMAEMVPVEFWEWAIPQVKAQYNSLLFIAEVYNPKEYHNYLFRGKFDYLYDKVGLYDTLRALINGSESATAITHSWQSLGGIEKRMLNFLENHDEQRIASDFFASDPRKAIPALIVSACMNTNPMMIYFGQEFGELGMDSEGFSGRDGRTTIFDYWSVDTIRRWRNGGKFDGKMLTEDQKYLYSIYQQVLTLCNKEAAIAKGDFFDLMYANVNGWHFNEHKQYTFLRKFERELLFFVVNFDHMSVELAVNIPAHAFDFLQIPQIDRCKAIDLLSRKEEMISLLPYKATTVSVGGYSGKILKIKL, encoded by the coding sequence ATGAGAAACGAAAACAAATTGATTATTTACCAAGTATTCACCCGGTTATTCGGAAACAATAATAATCACTGCATCAACAACGGAAACATCATAGAGAACGGGTGTGGCAAAATGGCCGACTTTACCTCCAAAGCTTTGAGCGAAATAAAAAAGCTGGGTGCTACGCATATCTGGTACACCGGCATTATAGAGCACGCTACTCAGACCGATTATCGGCGCTATAATATCCAGCCCGATCATCCGGCCATTGTAAAAGGAAAAGCCGGCTCTCCGTATGCCATTAAAGATTACTATGATGTAGATCCTGATTTGGCCAAGGACGTCCCCGAACGCATGAAGGAATTCGAGAACCTTGTGCAACGTACACATCGCAGCGGCCTGAAAGTCATTATTGATTTTGTGCCCAACCACGTTGCCCGTCAATACCACTCGGATGCTCAGCCTGATGGGACTTCACAGCTTGGAGCCAATGATGACTCCAACTATGCATTCAGCCCTTACAATAACTTCTATTACATTCCACAGTCTGAACTTCACGGTCAGTTCGACATGAAAGGTGCTGCCACTGAATCCTATAAGGAATGTCCAGCAAGAGCAACCGGAAACAATCGCTTCGATGCATATCCCAACATCAATGATTGGTACGAAACCGTAAAACTGAATTATGGCGTGGATTATCAGAACGGCGGCACATGCCACTTCTGCCCTATTCCCGATACTTGGACTAAAATGTTGGATATCCTCCTCTTCTGGGCAGGGAAAGAGATTGACGGCTTCCGTTGCGACATGGCAGAAATGGTTCCCGTTGAATTTTGGGAATGGGCCATCCCGCAAGTCAAGGCCCAATATAACTCGCTATTATTCATAGCTGAAGTCTATAATCCGAAAGAATACCACAATTATTTGTTCCGTGGAAAGTTTGATTATTTATATGACAAAGTGGGATTGTACGATACCCTCCGCGCCCTGATAAACGGAAGCGAGTCTGCGACTGCCATTACCCATTCCTGGCAAAGTCTGGGCGGCATAGAAAAGCGAATGTTGAATTTCCTTGAGAATCACGATGAACAGCGCATTGCCTCTGACTTCTTTGCCAGCGACCCCCGTAAAGCCATTCCGGCACTCATCGTATCAGCCTGCATGAATACCAATCCGATGATGATCTATTTCGGACAGGAATTCGGAGAATTGGGTATGGACAGTGAAGGTTTCAGCGGACGAGACGGACGTACCACAATATTCGACTATTGGAGTGTTGACACTATCCGTCGTTGGCGCAACGGTGGTAAATTTGACGGTAAGATGTTGACAGAGGATCAAAAATACCTATACAGTATCTATCAACAGGTATTGACTCTATGCAATAAAGAAGCAGCTATCGCGAAAGGTGATTTTTTTGATTTGATGTATGCCAATGTCAACGGCTGGCACTTTAATGAGCACAAGCAATATACCTTTCTACGCAAATTCGAAAGAGAACTATTGTTCTTTGTTGTAAACTTCGACCACATGTCAGTGGAACTCGCCGTCAACATTCCCGCCCATGCTTTCGACTTCTTACAAATACCACAAATAGATCGGTGTAAAGCCATAGATCTACTTAGCAGAAAAGAAGAAATGATCAGTTTGCTTCCTTATAAAGCGACAACTGTTTCAGTTGGCGGATATAGCGGAAAGATATTAAAAATAAAACTATAA
- a CDS encoding DUF6965 family protein produces the protein MAEYKYDEGSIKLLMDWAKSMNFPQQVKLNEAENIIDVKRYVQANLSDINTHYPDEFYNPAITRLYILKEKMEGG, from the coding sequence ATGGCAGAATATAAGTATGATGAAGGAAGTATCAAACTACTGATGGATTGGGCGAAAAGCATGAATTTTCCTCAACAGGTAAAATTAAACGAAGCTGAAAATATTATTGATGTGAAGCGATATGTGCAAGCGAATCTGAGTGATATAAACACACATTATCCGGATGAATTTTATAATCCAGCCATAACGCGCTTGTATATCCTGAAAGAAAAAATGGAGGGAGGATGA
- a CDS encoding DUF2461 domain-containing protein: protein MNIPVIFQFLKELSANNNREWFNSHREQYETARTEFEDLLTTIISRISLFDESIRGIEAKDCTYRIYRDTRFTEDKTPYKNHFGGYINAKGKKSDHCGYYIHLQPDNCLLAGGSYCPPSPLLKALRQAVYDNMDEFRSIVEDPSFMKYFPIIGETFLKSAPKGFPKDYPYLKYLQCKEYTVACRQPDSFFLTSDFLDHTDDIFRQVKRFSDFVNYTIDDFE, encoded by the coding sequence ATGAATATCCCTGTTATTTTTCAATTTTTAAAGGAACTGTCCGCAAACAATAATCGTGAATGGTTCAATTCTCATCGGGAACAATATGAAACTGCCCGTACTGAGTTTGAAGATTTGCTTACAACCATTATCTCCCGTATTTCTTTGTTTGATGAGAGTATACGTGGTATAGAGGCTAAGGACTGTACATATCGTATCTATCGCGATACCCGTTTTACAGAAGATAAGACCCCATATAAAAATCATTTCGGGGGTTACATCAATGCCAAAGGAAAGAAATCCGACCATTGCGGATATTACATACATCTGCAACCGGACAATTGCCTGCTTGCAGGAGGCAGTTACTGCCCTCCCTCACCATTATTAAAAGCATTGCGTCAGGCTGTATATGATAATATGGACGAGTTCCGTAGTATTGTGGAAGATCCTTCTTTTATGAAATACTTTCCCATAATCGGAGAGACTTTTCTGAAGTCTGCCCCCAAAGGCTTTCCCAAAGACTATCCATATTTAAAATACTTGCAGTGTAAGGAATATACGGTTGCCTGCCGCCAACCTGACAGTTTTTTCCTCACTTCTGATTTTCTGGATCATACAGATGACATCTTTAGGCAAGTGAAACGTTTCTCTGATTTTGTAAATTACACTATTGACGACTTCGAATAA
- a CDS encoding YhcH/YjgK/YiaL family protein, producing MIIDKLENIEKYASLNPLFAQAIDFLKSHDLNTLEVGKIELKNKDLFVNVAQTEAKTQEEAKLETHKEFIDIQIPLSGTEMIGYTAAEDCAPANTPYDTEQDITFFEGSAKNYIKVSPGMFVIFFPQDGHAPGITPVGVKKIIVKVKA from the coding sequence ATGATTATAGACAAATTAGAAAATATAGAAAAATATGCTTCGCTTAATCCCTTGTTTGCGCAAGCCATTGATTTTTTAAAATCACATGATCTGAACACATTGGAAGTTGGAAAAATAGAATTGAAAAACAAAGATTTGTTTGTGAATGTGGCACAAACGGAAGCCAAGACTCAAGAAGAAGCCAAACTGGAAACTCACAAAGAATTCATTGATATACAGATTCCACTTTCCGGAACTGAAATGATAGGCTATACTGCTGCAGAAGATTGTGCCCCAGCAAATACGCCCTATGATACAGAACAAGATATCACTTTCTTCGAGGGATCGGCCAAAAACTATATTAAGGTTAGCCCCGGCATGTTCGTTATATTCTTTCCCCAAGATGGACATGCTCCTGGTATCACCCCAGTCGGAGTCAAGAAAATAATAGTGAAAGTAAAAGCATAA
- a CDS encoding alpha amylase C-terminal domain-containing protein, translated as METLNLIKNDPWLEPYADAINGRHQHAINKEAELTNDGKQKLSDFASGYLYFGLHCTDNGWIFREWAPNATQIFLIGTFNDWKEEKKYSLQRKANGNWEIKLPTSAMKHGDLYKLAVHWEGGCGERIPAWATRVVQDEHTKIFSAQVWTPEQPYKMKRQTFKPSTDPLLIYECHIGMAQQEEKVGNYKEFQEKVLPRIAKDGYNCIQIMAIQEHPYYGSFGYHVSSFFAASSRFGTPEELKELIDAAHSMGIAVIMDIVHSHAVKNEVEGLGNFAGDPNQYFYSGGRREHPAWDSLCFDYGKNEVIHFLLSNCKFWLEEYHFDGFRFDGVTSMLYYSHGLSEAFCNYGDYFNGHQDDNAICYLTLANRLIHEVNPKAITVAEEVSGMPGLAVKYEDGGYGFDYRMAMNIPDYWIKTIKEKIDEDWKPSSMFWEVTNRRKDEKTISYTESHDQALVGDKTIIFRLIDADMYWHMQKGDENYTVNRGIALHKMIRLLTATTINGGYLNFMGNEFGHPEWIDFPREGNGWSCKYARRQWDLIDNKNLSYHYMGDFDTAMLEVIKSIKKFQDTPVQEIWHNDGDQILAYMRKDLIFVYNFNPKQSFTDYGFLVPAGSYETILNTDNPAFGGNGLTDDAVKHFTLHDPLYEKEKKEWLKLYIPARTAIVLKKKNK; from the coding sequence ATGGAAACATTGAATTTGATTAAGAATGATCCTTGGCTGGAACCTTACGCAGATGCCATCAACGGACGCCACCAACATGCCATAAACAAAGAAGCTGAATTAACCAACGATGGAAAACAGAAACTATCAGACTTTGCATCCGGATATCTTTATTTCGGTTTGCATTGCACTGACAACGGTTGGATTTTTCGTGAATGGGCTCCCAATGCCACCCAAATCTTTCTGATAGGAACCTTTAATGACTGGAAAGAAGAAAAGAAATACAGTTTGCAACGTAAAGCAAACGGTAATTGGGAAATTAAACTTCCTACCAGCGCCATGAAGCACGGAGATCTGTACAAACTGGCAGTACATTGGGAAGGTGGATGCGGTGAACGTATCCCCGCATGGGCTACCCGAGTCGTTCAAGACGAGCATACCAAAATATTCAGTGCACAGGTTTGGACGCCAGAGCAACCGTATAAAATGAAAAGGCAAACATTCAAGCCAAGCACTGATCCTCTGTTGATATATGAATGCCATATCGGCATGGCACAACAGGAAGAAAAGGTAGGTAACTACAAGGAATTTCAGGAAAAGGTTCTTCCACGCATTGCTAAGGATGGATATAACTGTATACAGATAATGGCTATTCAGGAACATCCTTATTATGGAAGTTTCGGTTATCATGTATCCAGTTTCTTTGCCGCTTCTTCCCGTTTTGGCACACCCGAAGAATTGAAAGAACTGATTGACGCGGCTCATAGCATGGGAATAGCCGTTATTATGGATATTGTACATTCACATGCTGTAAAAAATGAAGTAGAAGGTTTAGGAAATTTTGCTGGAGATCCGAATCAATATTTCTATTCTGGCGGACGTCGTGAGCATCCGGCATGGGATTCACTTTGCTTTGATTATGGCAAAAATGAAGTTATTCATTTCTTGTTGTCAAATTGTAAATTCTGGTTGGAAGAATATCATTTTGATGGATTTCGTTTTGATGGGGTAACTTCCATGTTATATTATAGCCATGGATTGAGCGAAGCTTTTTGTAATTATGGAGATTATTTCAATGGACACCAAGATGATAATGCAATCTGTTATCTGACTCTTGCCAATCGCTTAATCCATGAAGTGAATCCGAAAGCTATTACTGTCGCTGAAGAAGTATCTGGCATGCCGGGATTGGCCGTGAAATATGAGGATGGCGGTTATGGCTTTGATTACCGTATGGCTATGAATATTCCAGATTACTGGATTAAAACTATCAAAGAAAAAATAGATGAGGACTGGAAACCTTCCAGCATGTTTTGGGAAGTCACCAACCGTCGAAAAGATGAAAAAACAATTTCATATACAGAAAGCCATGACCAAGCTTTAGTTGGGGATAAAACCATTATTTTTCGCCTAATTGATGCAGATATGTATTGGCATATGCAAAAAGGCGATGAAAACTACACTGTGAACCGAGGAATTGCTCTTCATAAGATGATACGCTTGCTGACCGCAACAACCATTAATGGTGGCTATCTCAATTTTATGGGTAATGAGTTCGGCCACCCTGAATGGATAGACTTTCCTCGTGAGGGAAATGGATGGTCATGTAAGTATGCCCGTCGTCAATGGGATCTGATAGATAATAAGAATTTATCATATCATTACATGGGAGATTTTGATACAGCTATGTTAGAAGTAATAAAAAGCATAAAAAAATTTCAGGATACCCCCGTACAAGAGATTTGGCATAATGATGGTGATCAGATATTAGCATATATGCGTAAAGACTTGATATTTGTATATAATTTCAATCCCAAACAATCTTTTACTGATTATGGTTTTTTAGTGCCTGCTGGAAGCTATGAAACAATATTGAATACGGATAATCCAGCTTTCGGTGGCAATGGATTGACAGATGATGCTGTAAAGCATTTCACTCTTCACGATCCTTTATACGAAAAGGAAAAGAAAGAATGGTTAAAACTTTATATTCCTGCACGTACTGCTATAGTATTAAAGAAAAAAAATAAATAA
- a CDS encoding YecH family metal-binding protein, translating into MKQLHAHEVLHMMEGNSYSESSLRDAIIQKFGKDQRFYTCSAENMNVYELIEFLKKRGKFMPANNGFTVDITKVCNH; encoded by the coding sequence ATGAAACAGTTACACGCTCATGAAGTCCTTCATATGATGGAAGGAAATAGTTATTCCGAATCATCATTAAGAGATGCCATTATTCAGAAATTTGGAAAAGACCAACGATTTTATACGTGTTCCGCAGAAAATATGAATGTATACGAACTTATAGAATTTCTAAAAAAAAGAGGTAAATTTATGCCTGCAAACAATGGGTTCACTGTGGATATAACAAAAGTATGCAATCATTAA
- a CDS encoding urea transporter: MYKNILILGRGIGQVMFQNNAASGGLMLIGIACNSWQLAILSVIGTLFSTMAASLFGYDKEEISNGLYGFNGALVGIAIGVFWEINIISMLLLVSGSVLSVWIAGLFRHQSKLPGLTAPFVLVIWLLLIVFHYLLPALLLPPSANSSESAIKFIHSLGLSIGQVMFQGNVLSGLFFFLGILINSRLNAVYTILGAILPLFMVLHPHTDLEIWNSGLLGYNGVLCAIALGDKTLKGGIQAGFSVMLSVVLQIVGMQIGIVTLTAPFVISVWVTMLLSSHMKK; the protein is encoded by the coding sequence ATGTATAAAAATATTTTAATATTAGGACGCGGGATAGGCCAAGTCATGTTCCAGAACAATGCTGCCTCAGGTGGATTGATGCTAATAGGCATTGCCTGCAATTCATGGCAACTTGCAATACTATCAGTAATTGGCACATTGTTTAGCACAATGGCTGCTTCATTGTTTGGCTATGATAAAGAAGAAATCAGTAACGGCTTATACGGTTTTAATGGAGCATTAGTAGGAATTGCAATCGGTGTCTTTTGGGAGATCAATATTATATCTATGCTATTACTCGTTTCAGGATCTGTGTTGTCCGTATGGATTGCCGGATTATTTCGTCATCAAAGCAAACTACCGGGACTGACAGCACCGTTTGTTCTTGTCATATGGTTGCTCCTTATTGTATTTCATTACCTGCTTCCTGCTTTATTGTTGCCTCCATCTGCAAACAGTTCTGAATCTGCAATAAAGTTTATCCATTCATTAGGTTTAAGCATTGGCCAAGTTATGTTTCAAGGAAATGTACTTTCCGGATTATTCTTCTTTTTAGGGATTTTGATAAATTCACGCTTGAATGCCGTATATACTATACTTGGAGCAATTCTTCCCTTATTCATGGTATTACATCCACATACTGACCTTGAAATATGGAACTCCGGACTTTTGGGATATAACGGAGTACTTTGTGCCATAGCTTTAGGGGACAAAACATTAAAAGGAGGAATACAAGCCGGATTTTCCGTAATGCTATCTGTGGTCTTGCAAATAGTTGGTATGCAAATAGGAATAGTGACTTTAACGGCTCCTTTTGTTATTTCTGTGTGGGTCACTATGCTTTTGTCATCACATATGAAAAAGTAG
- a CDS encoding copper resistance protein NlpE, producing MKLIKFNFLLTIATIIIVISGCIGSQKKTTQQEQDSTAVAMDIANIKNKDYYGTYEGTLPCADCGGIKTTLKINSDTTYDLRSEYLGKKNGIFEESGIYNIVGENIIELVTPSSGDKTYYKVLDGAVALSDSIGTINSGELSEQYILKRQ from the coding sequence ATGAAATTGATAAAATTTAATTTTTTATTAACAATAGCAACTATAATAATAGTAATATCTGGATGTATCGGATCACAGAAGAAAACAACGCAACAGGAGCAAGACAGCACTGCTGTGGCTATGGATATAGCTAATATTAAGAATAAAGATTATTATGGAACCTATGAAGGCACATTACCTTGTGCTGATTGCGGTGGTATCAAAACGACACTGAAAATCAATAGTGATACAACTTACGATCTGCGGAGTGAATATCTGGGGAAAAAAAATGGTATCTTTGAAGAAAGTGGTATTTATAACATAGTAGGTGAGAATATCATAGAATTAGTAACTCCTTCATCAGGAGACAAAACATATTACAAAGTTCTTGATGGTGCAGTTGCGTTGTCTGACAGTATAGGAACGATCAACAGTGGAGAACTTTCAGAGCAATATATATTGAAAAGACAGTAA